A section of the Melopsittacus undulatus isolate bMelUnd1 chromosome 3, bMelUnd1.mat.Z, whole genome shotgun sequence genome encodes:
- the NT5C1B gene encoding cytosolic 5'-nucleotidase 1B — protein MSGSGPEGVRPNEAGGDGLQEAEQDWEAAKAFYDNLVSMRPRPPKPQHAITVAVSSRALFDMVEERRIYEEQGVEKYVEYQQDNENVTLKPGPAFYFVKALEHVNARLLELYPDDEERFDIVLMTNNHAQVGVRLINSINHYGLTIERFCMTGGKSPVGYLTAYLTNLYLSADSEKVQEAIEAGIASATMFTANRDVAYSDTQLRVAFDGDAVLFSDESEQIVKEQGLDRFFEHEQLNENKPLAQGPLKGFLEDLGKLQKKFYAKNERLNCPIRTFLVTARSAASSGARVLKTLRSWGLEIDEALFLAGAPKGPILVKIRPHIFFDDQMFHIEGAQKLGTIAAHVPYGIAQKYHKAA, from the exons ATGAGCGGCTCCGGCCCGGAGGGGGTCCGGCCCAACGAGGCGGGGGGGGACGGGCTGCAGGAGGCCGAGCAGGACTGGGAGGCGGCGAAGGCTTTCTACGACAACCTAGTATCCATGAGACCCCGGCCG CCCAAGCCCCAGCATGCCATCACGGTAGCAGTCTCCTCCCGAGCGCTCTTCGACATGGTGGAGGAGCGGCGGATCTACGAAGAGCAGGGGGTGGAGAAGTACGTGGAGTACCAGCAGGACAACGAGAACGTCACTCTCAAACCCGGACCGGCGTTCTACTTCGTCAAG GCGCTGGAGCATGTCAATGCCCGACTTCTTGAGCTGTACCCTGATGATGAAGAACGGTTTGATATTGTCCTGATGACTAATAACCATGCCCAGGTGGGAGTGAGACTCATAAACAGCATCAATCACTAtg GTTTAACAATTGAACGTTTCTGTATGACGGGAGGAAAAAGTCCTGTTGGTTACCTGACTGCATACCTTACGAACTTGTACCTCTCAGCAGACTCTGAAAAAGTGCAAGAAGCTATAGAAGCAG GCATTGCATCAGCTACGATGTTCACTGCCAACAGAGATGTTGCTTACTCAGATACACAGTTGAGGGTGGCGTTTGATGGGGACGCGGTTCTCTTTTCTGATGAATCAGAACAGATTGTCAAAGAGCAAGGATTAGATAGATTTTTTGAACATGAACAGCTGAATGAAAATAAGCCTCTTGCACAG GGACCTTTGAAAGGTTTTCTGGAAGACCTGGGGAAACTCCAGAAGAAGTTCTATGCCAAAAATGAACGATTAAATTGTCCCATAAGGACCTTCCTGGTCACAGCCAGAAGTGCAGCAAGCTCTGGAGCAAGAGTGCTGAAGACTCTTCGTAGCTGGGGTCTGGAAATTGACGAGGCACTTTTCCTAGCAGGAGCTCCTAAAGGCCCGATCCTCGTGAAAATCCGCCCACACATTTTCTTTGATGACCAGATGTTTCACATCGAAGGAGCACAGAAACTGGGCACCATCGCTGCTCATGTTCCCTATGGCATTGCTCAGAAATACCACAAAGCTGCATGA